From Micromonospora echinaurantiaca:
GTGCCCGGCGGCTCGCTCACCGAGCCCTTCGACATCCCGATGACCGCGCACATCCTGGGCGGAGCGGTGATCGGCGCCACGGCGGCCGACGGGGTGATCGACCCCTGGCACCGGGTCTACGGGCACCCCGGGCTGCACGTGGTGGACGGCGCGGCGATCTCGGCGAACCTCGGGGTGAACCCGTCGCTGACCATCACCGCCCAGGCCGAACGCGCCATGTCGTTCTGGCCCAACAAGGGCGAGCCGGACCCCCGGCCCCCGCTCGGTGCCGCGTACCGCCGCCTGGACCCGGTCCCCCCACGCCACCCCGCGGTCCCGGCGGACGCCCCCGGCGCCCTCCGGAGGTGACCGGGGCCGGCGCCCGGGTCAACCCGCCGGGCGTCGGAGCACGGGTTCGCGCCGGTCCGTCCAGGCGACCAGTGCCGCGTGCGGGAGGGTCAGCGCGGCCAGCACGGCGACCGTCGCGGGCAGCGGGTCCGCCCGGTGGCCGGGCCAGGTGACCAGGGCGAGCAGGGCGGCGACGGCGACCGCCGTGGGGGCCGCCGCCTGCCGCGCGAAGCGACGCAGCGGCGGTCCGACCCGCCCGGCCTCCAGGTCGGCCGCGTTCCCCGGATCGTGTCGCAGCAACCGGGCGACGTGGCGGCAGGAGTGCCAGGCCGCGAAGTACGCCCCGATGGCCAGGGCCGGCGGCACGGTGCTGAACAGCGCGGTGAGCAGGGCCGGTGGGACGGCGTCGCGGACGCGTCCGGCACGCACCTCCCGGATCGCGGTGGCCGCGACCGCGCACAGCACGGTGGCCAGTGCCAGCGTCCTCACCTCGACGGTGAGCAGCGCCGGTGCCCGTGGGGCCACCGCCGCCAGCAACGGGTCGACCTGGTCCCGCCACAGCGCCAACGGGACGACCACCGGCGGTCCCCCGTACGCGAGCACGGCGGCCACTCTCGGCCGGATCGGTCGGCGGTCCCGTTCGGCGTGGAACGCCTCGTCGGCGGTGCCGAAGTGGACAACCGACACGATGAGGAAGCCGACCAGCGCCAGGTCCGGCGCGGCCCGGAAGGCCGTCAGCCCGACGCCGGCCACGGCCGGGTAGGCGACCAGCAGCGCCACGCGTGCCGACACCGGGCGGCCGCGCGCCGACAACCAGGCGGGCACCAGGTGGTCGACGGCGCCGTGCGGGAGCCCGAGGAGCAGCCCCGCGAGCAGGAAGGCCGGCGAGCTGACCGGCCCGGCGGCGTCGATCAGCGGCGACAGTGCCAGCAGGCCGCCGAGCGCGAGCTGCGACACTGTCCCGGCGCACCGCAGCAGCCGGTCCGGCCTTCGCGGGCCCTCCGCCTCGTCGGTCGCGCCCGACGGCGGCCGTGCGGTCCGGGCGGGTGCCCGGCCGTCCGCCACCGGCACTCGGGGGCCGGCCCCGCGCGCCGGGTCAGACGACGGTGAGGTGTCCACGGTCGGACAGGGCGCGAAGCCGGCCGAGATCGAGGATGCTCCAGCCCACCTTCGTGAGGATGGACAGCAGGACGAAGAGCAGGCTGGTGGTGGCGGAGCTGATCAGGCCGAGACCGGTCGGGCCGATCATCCAGAACAGGGGGTAGCCCACCCAGAGCACGCTGAGCATCAGGGCGGCCTCCGTGTACACCGCCGCGACCGGTTCCGGCTGACGGTGCGCGTGGGTGCGCAGCGGGCCCCAGACCAGGCCGTAGATGCCGAGGAACGCCAGGACCCCGATCGTGAACAGGGTGTATCGGAGCGTGGCGTCCGCCGCGAGCTCGGCGGTCACCCCGCTGAGGAACACCACCAGGTTCGTCCCGACGAGGGCACCCGCCAGTCCCCAGCGGCGCCCGGGCAGCGAGTGCGTCGCGGTCAGAACCAGGGCCACCAGCAGCAGGGGGGAGGTGACCGCCCAGTCGACGTACCGCGCCCAGTAGAGCGTGTGGCCAGCCACCTCCGCCCGGCCGCCGCCCAGCGCCATGACCAGGTACCAGAAGCCCGACCAGAGCGGGATCGCGATCGCCACCCGGTACTCGCTGAGCGGGACTCCCCGCGGGTTGGCCTGCCAGCGAATGAACAGCACGACCCCAGCGGCCATGGCGGCGACGTACATCCACAGCCACCACTCGGTCATGCCCACTCCTCGGCCGACTCCCGACGCGCCGCGCACCCGGCTGCGCGCTTCCGATCCCGGGCGGGAGCCTGTGCGGGACGACAGGGACACCGTATACAGCCCAAAAGCCGCAGATCTGGCTAATGACTCCCGCGGGCGGGGTGGTGCCGCCGTCAGATCACCTGCACGGTGGCCGACATCACCTCCGGGGTGGCGCGCGGCGTCCGGCTCCACGACGTCGCGTGCGGGCTCGGCGTGGCCGAGAGGTACGTGCGCCGGTCGCCGCGCGTCGCCCGGCCACCTGGGGGTCTACCCGCGGTGGCGTAGCGGCGGACCGGCGGGGGGTCCGGCGGCGTCGTCGGTAGGATTTGCTGCCATGAGCACGCCTCGCCCCGTCCTCGTGGTGGACTTCGGAGCCCAGTACGCCCAGCTCATCGCGCGCCGGGTGCGCGAGGCCAACGTCTACTCGGAGATCGTGCCGCACTCGATGCCGGTCGCCGAGATGCTGGCCAGGGACCCGGCCGCGATCATCCTCTCCGGCGGTCCGGCCAGCGTCTACGCCCCGGAGGCGCCGCAGATCGACGCCGGCATGTTCGACGCCGGGGTGCCGGTCTTCGGCATCTGCTACGGCTTCCAGGCGATGGCCCAGGCGCTCGGCGGCACGGTGGCCCGCACCGGCAACCGGGAGTACGGCGGCACCCCGCTGCGCGCCCGCTCAGAGGCCGGTGTGCTGCTCCGCGAGCTGCCGGACGACCTGCCGGTCTGGATGAGCCATGGCGACTGCGTGACCGAGGCCCCGGCCGGCTTCACGGTGACCGCCGAGTCGGCGGGCGCGCCGGTGGCCGCGTTCGAGGACCTGGCCGGCCGCCGCGCCGGCGTGCAGTTCCACCCGGAGGTCGGGCACACCGCGCACGGCCAGGAGATGCTGCGCCGCTTCCTCTACGACATCGCCGGCATCGAGCCCACCTGGACGCCGGAGAACATCATCGACGAGCAGGTGGCCCGGATCCGTGAGCAGGTCGGTGACAAGGAGGTCATCTGCGGCCTGAGCGGCGGGGTCGACTCGGCGGTCGCCGCCGCGCTGGTGCACAAGGCCGTCGGCGACCAGCTCACCTGCGTCTTCGTCGACCACGGCCTGCTCCGCGCCGGTGAGGCCGAGCAGGTGGAGAAGGACTACGTCGCCGCCACCGGGATCAAGCTGAAGGTGGTGGACGCCGCCGACCGGTTCCTCGGCGCGCTGACCGGGGTGACCGACCCGGAGCAGAAGCGCAAGATCATCGGCCGGGAGTTCATCCGGGTCTTCGAGGCCGCCGCCCGTGAGGTCGCCGCGCACGGCGACGTCGAGTTCCTGGTGCAGGGCACCCTCTACCCGGACGTGGTGGAGTCCGGCGGCGGCACCGGCACGGCCAACATCAAGAGCCACCACAACGTCGGCGGTCTTCCGGAGGACCTGAAGTTCGCCCTGGTCGAGCCGCTGCGCACGCTCTTCAAGGACGAGGTCCGCACGCTCGGCCTCCAGCTCGGCCTGCCCGAGGCGATGGTCTGGCGGCACCCGTTCCCGGGGCCGGGCCTGGCCATCCGGATCATCGGCGCGGTGGACCGGGAGCGGCTGGACGTGCTGCGCCGGGCCGACCTGATCGCCCGGGAGGAGTTGAGCGCCGCCGGGCTGGACCGGGGCGTCTGGCAGTTCCCGGTGGTGCTCCTGGCCGACGTGCGCAGCGTCGGGGTGCAGGGCGACGGGCGCAGCTACGGGCATCCCGTGGTGCTGCGCCCGGTCTCCAGCGAGGACGCGATGACCGCCGACTGGTCGCGGCTGCCGTACGAGGTGGTCGCGAAGATCTCCACCCGGATCACCAACGAGGTCGCCGAGGTCAACCGGGTGGTGCTGGACGTGACCAGCAAGCCGCCGGGCACCATCGAGTGGGAGTGACCCGGCGTCACGCCGCCGGCGGGTAGGTCGGCGGCGCCGGCTGCCCGGTGGCGGTCGGCGGGACGGTGGGCTGCGCCACCGTGGGCGGCGCGGTCTCCGCCGGGTGCGGCCAGGCCGGCGCGTCCGCCGGCTCCTCGGGCATCAGGAACCACATGATCGGGTACGCGAGCAGCGCGAGCCCGCCGGTGAGCAGGCCGGTGACGGCGAACACGACCCGGACCAGGGTGGGGTCGACGGCGAAGTAGCGGCCGAGGCCGCTGGCCACCCCGGCCACCATCCGGTCGGTGGTCGGGCGGCGGAGCTGCTTGTACGGGGCCTGGGGAGGGCTGGTGTGTGTCATGCCTCAACCCTCCGCGCGGGCGGCCGGATCGACCTCGGTGACCGCCCGGAGCCTTACCCTGACCGGCCCCTGATTCGGGAGCCTTGAGTCAGGAATCTGACTCTTTTCGATGCCGGTAACCGGCGCCGGGGAGAATTTCCTCCCGTGACCACCACGCTCAAGCCGCTCCGCAGGATCGCGGCATACGCAGTCTGTGCTGACCCGATCGGCCGGGTGTTGCTGGTCCGCGCGTCGGAGCGGTCCGGCACACCGGGCACGTGGTCGCTGCCCGGCGGGGCGGTCGACCACGGCGAGGACCCGAACCACACGGTGGTCCGGGAGACCGCTGCCGAGACCGGCCTCTCGGTCACCGTCGACGGTCTCGACGACGTGCTGGCCGACATGCGGGCGCTGCCCGAGCGGGGCATCACCATCCACACCGACCGGCTGCTCTACCGGGTGTCGGTCCGCGGCGGGACGCTCACCGACCGGGTCGACCGGCCGACCGACCTGGCCCGCTGGTTCACCCGTGAGGAGGCCGCCGAGCTGCCGCTGCGCTCGTTCACCGCGCGCGCCCTCGACCTGCCCGCCTCCTCGGCCGACGTGGTGCCCGACGAGCCGCCGGAGTTCCCCTCCTTCTACGCCGTGCCCGGCCCCGACGGGCTGCACCGGGCGCAGCGCTTCGCCGCGTACGCGGTCTGCACCGACCCGGAGGGGCGGGTGCTGCTCACCCGGGTGGCCGACGGCTACCCCGGCGCGGGCTGCTGGCACCTGCCCGGCGGCGGCACCGACTACGGCGAGCAGCCGGGTGCGGCGCTGATCCGGGAGCTGGTCGAGGAGACCGGGCAGACCGGCCGGCTGGTCGAGCTGCTCGGGGTGGCCAGCCACCGGGACGCCGCCTCGCTCGGCCCCGAGGGTTACCCGATCGACTGGCACGGCGTCCGCGCGTTCTACCGGGTGGTGGTCGACCAGCCCGCCCCGCCCACGGTCGCCGACGTCGGCGGCTCCACCTGCGAGGCCCGCTGGTTCGCCCCCGCCGAGCTCGGCGCCCTGCCCACCGACCGGCTCACCGAGGTGACCGCCGAGGCCGTCCAGGCCGCCCGCCTCGCCTGACCCGGTTCCGCACCCGCCCGTTGATCATGAGGTTGACCGCGCGACACGCCGCCACGCAGCCCGCTAACCTCATGATCGACGGGGTGGAGCCGGCGGTGCGGGGGAGCGGCGGGTGGTCCGGGAAGTGCGGCGGGTGGGGGCGTACGGGGTGTGCGAGGACGCCGGGCGGGTGTTGCTGGCCCGGAGCTCGGCCGGGTGCCCGTACCCGGGCGTCTGGCAGTTGCCGGGCGGCGGGGTGGAGCACGCCGAGCACCCGGCGCACGCCGTGGTCCGCGAGTTCGCCGAGGAGACCGGCCTCACCGTCGAGGTGACCGGGCTGCGGGCCGTCCTGGCGGACGTGGCCAGCTTCTCCGAGGACGACGTCGCCGTGCACACCGACCGGCTGGTCTTCGACGTGGTCGCGCGGGGCGGCGAGCTGCGGCCGGAGCCGGCCGGCGGCAGCGACGACGTGGCCTGGTTCACCCCCGCCGAGGCGGCCGGGGCGCCGCTGATGCCGTTCACCGCCGAGCTGCTCGGGTTGCCCGTGTCGCCCCTGCCCGGCCTGCCCCGGTCACTGCCTGTCGAGCAGGCCGCCCCGCCGCACCCCGACCGGCGGCTGCGCTTCGGTGCGTACGGGCTGGTGACCGATCCGGCCGGGCGGGTGCTGCTGACGATGATCGCCGACGGCTACCCGGGGGCGGGCCGGTGGCACCTGCCCGGCGGCGGCACCGACCACGGTGAGCAGCCGGTCGCCGCGCTGCTGCGGGAGCTGGTCGAGGAGGGCGGCCAGCTCGGCCGGGTGGTCGAGCTGATCGGGGTGGACAACCTGCACAACCCGGCCGCCCTCGGCCCGGAGGGGCGCCCGCTGGACTGGCACGGCGTCCGGGTGATCTACCGGGTGGCGGTGGACGCGCCCACCGAGGCGCGGGTCACCGAGCTGGCCGGGGGCTCCACCGCGCGGGCCGCCTGGTTTACCCCGGAGCAGCTCGCCGGGCTCCCGCTCACCGAGATCGCCGCAAAGGTGGTCCCGCGCCCGTAAAGCTGACCGGCCCGACCCGGCCCGACCCGGCGCGACCCGGCGCGGCCCGGCGCGGCGCGGCCCGGCCCGACCCGGCGCGGCCCGGCCCGGACGGGCATGGCCACGGTCCCGGTCAGCCGTGTCCGGGCAGGCCGTGTCCGGTCGGTCACCGTTCGGTGGCGGGAACCGGACAGCCGGGCGGACAGCACCCGCTCACCGAGCTGAGGTGGGCGCGCTCCGGTACAGTCGGGGTGGGGTTGGTGGAGGAAACGGGCGATGGAGCCCGGGATGGGAATAAGAGAGCGGTTCGCGCGGTTTAAGGGAGATATAAGTACCGCCGGCAGCTATCGCCAATCCCCGTCCCTCTATGCAATGGTGTACTCCGCAAAACGGCTGCCGGGCCGAAGCGGTCCGGCACGAGACAGCCGGACGCTCCCGCCCTCGCGGCGGCCAGCCGATCCGGTGATGGAGGAAACGTGCCGAGAGCCCCATGGCGCCGGCGTCGTACGACTGACAGTCCGCGCCCCGCAGGGCGTCGCTGGGCGGGCCCGTTGCGCCGCAGCAGCACGTTCGCCCGCCAGGTGCTGCTGGTCCGGGTGGGTCGCCGCGATGGCGGTCCCCAGTCCGCCACCGACGTCGCGCTGCCGGAGCACCGTTACGCCGACCGACCCGGTCGCCGTTACGGCCTGAGCCGGATCCGTCGCGCCGAGGTCGAGGCGGTCATGCCGGTCAGCCCGGCCCTCGCGCCCGCCGCGCCGGTCGACGAGTCGCCCTCGATGTCGATCCCGCTGCTGCCCGGCGAGCGGACGGCCGCCCGCCGGATGAAGTTCGCGGTGGTCAACGCGTGCACTCTGGCCAGCCTGATGCTCGGCATGCTGGCGATCTTCCTCGCCATGCAGGGCGAGGTGCGGGTGGCCGCGCTCTGCCTGATCGCCTGCGTCGCCTTCGACGGGCTGGACGGCGCGCTCGCCCGCAAGCTCGGCGTGGCCAGCCCGTTCGGCGCGCAGATGGACTCGCTGGCCGACATGTGCTCGTTCGGCCTCGCCGCCCCGGTGGTGGTCTACGCCTCACTCGCCGGCTCGGTCTCCACGCCCGCCGCCGCGGTGGCGTGCGCGCTGGTCGCGGCGTGCGCGGCGATCCGGCTGGCCCGGTTCAACGTCTCGCCCAAGGACGGCCGGTTCTTCTGCGGGGTGCCCACCACGATGGCCGCCGCGGTGCTCGCGCTGACCGTCGCCATCGGGCTGCCCGTGCCGGGACCGGTGCTGGTGGCCGGGGTGGCCGTGCTGGCCTTCACGATGGTCTCCAGCTTCCCGTACGCCAAGCTCGCCCGGCTGGTCAAGCTACCGCCGTGGCTGTGGCTGGCGCCGGTGATCGGCGCCCTGGTCGACGTCCGGCTGACCTTCGCCCTGGTCGTGGTCGGCTACCTGGTCAGCGGCCCGGTGCTCTGGCTGCGCCAGCGCCGCACCGCCTGATCCTGAACAGCGAGAAGGGGGCGCCGCGAGCAGCGGCGCCCCCTTCTTCGTTCGCTCAGCGCCAGCGGGCGATGATCGTCGACCCGCCGACCACCTTGTCGCCCGGGCCGACCAGCGGCTCGGCGGCCTCGGCGGGCAGGTAGACGTCGGTCCGCGAGCCGAACCGGATCAGCCCGAAGCGCTCGCCCCGGGCCAGCAGCGTCCCGACCGGGGCCCGCTGCACGATCCGCCGGGCGATCAGGCCGGTCCGCTGCGCCACCACGACCGTGCCGCGGGTGGTGTCCAGCACCGTGTACGCCGCCACGTTGTGCTCCGCGTCCGGCTTCATCGCGTTGACGAAGCCGCCGTCGGCGACGAAGTAGTCGACCACCTTGCCGGCCACCGGCGACCGGTTGACGTGCACGTCCAGCACCGACAGGAAGACAGCGATCCGCAGCCACTCGCC
This genomic window contains:
- a CDS encoding Brp/Blh family beta-carotene 15,15'-dioxygenase; the encoded protein is MSQLALGGLLALSPLIDAAGPVSSPAFLLAGLLLGLPHGAVDHLVPAWLSARGRPVSARVALLVAYPAVAGVGLTAFRAAPDLALVGFLIVSVVHFGTADEAFHAERDRRPIRPRVAAVLAYGGPPVVVPLALWRDQVDPLLAAVAPRAPALLTVEVRTLALATVLCAVAATAIREVRAGRVRDAVPPALLTALFSTVPPALAIGAYFAAWHSCRHVARLLRHDPGNAADLEAGRVGPPLRRFARQAAAPTAVAVAALLALVTWPGHRADPLPATVAVLAALTLPHAALVAWTDRREPVLRRPAG
- a CDS encoding bacteriorhodopsin yields the protein MTEWWLWMYVAAMAAGVVLFIRWQANPRGVPLSEYRVAIAIPLWSGFWYLVMALGGGRAEVAGHTLYWARYVDWAVTSPLLLVALVLTATHSLPGRRWGLAGALVGTNLVVFLSGVTAELAADATLRYTLFTIGVLAFLGIYGLVWGPLRTHAHRQPEPVAAVYTEAALMLSVLWVGYPLFWMIGPTGLGLISSATTSLLFVLLSILTKVGWSILDLGRLRALSDRGHLTVV
- the guaA gene encoding glutamine-hydrolyzing GMP synthase gives rise to the protein MSTPRPVLVVDFGAQYAQLIARRVREANVYSEIVPHSMPVAEMLARDPAAIILSGGPASVYAPEAPQIDAGMFDAGVPVFGICYGFQAMAQALGGTVARTGNREYGGTPLRARSEAGVLLRELPDDLPVWMSHGDCVTEAPAGFTVTAESAGAPVAAFEDLAGRRAGVQFHPEVGHTAHGQEMLRRFLYDIAGIEPTWTPENIIDEQVARIREQVGDKEVICGLSGGVDSAVAAALVHKAVGDQLTCVFVDHGLLRAGEAEQVEKDYVAATGIKLKVVDAADRFLGALTGVTDPEQKRKIIGREFIRVFEAAAREVAAHGDVEFLVQGTLYPDVVESGGGTGTANIKSHHNVGGLPEDLKFALVEPLRTLFKDEVRTLGLQLGLPEAMVWRHPFPGPGLAIRIIGAVDRERLDVLRRADLIAREELSAAGLDRGVWQFPVVLLADVRSVGVQGDGRSYGHPVVLRPVSSEDAMTADWSRLPYEVVAKISTRITNEVAEVNRVVLDVTSKPPGTIEWE
- a CDS encoding PspC domain-containing protein, with translation MTHTSPPQAPYKQLRRPTTDRMVAGVASGLGRYFAVDPTLVRVVFAVTGLLTGGLALLAYPIMWFLMPEEPADAPAWPHPAETAPPTVAQPTVPPTATGQPAPPTYPPAA
- a CDS encoding NUDIX domain-containing protein, giving the protein MTTTLKPLRRIAAYAVCADPIGRVLLVRASERSGTPGTWSLPGGAVDHGEDPNHTVVRETAAETGLSVTVDGLDDVLADMRALPERGITIHTDRLLYRVSVRGGTLTDRVDRPTDLARWFTREEAAELPLRSFTARALDLPASSADVVPDEPPEFPSFYAVPGPDGLHRAQRFAAYAVCTDPEGRVLLTRVADGYPGAGCWHLPGGGTDYGEQPGAALIRELVEETGQTGRLVELLGVASHRDAASLGPEGYPIDWHGVRAFYRVVVDQPAPPTVADVGGSTCEARWFAPAELGALPTDRLTEVTAEAVQAARLA
- a CDS encoding NUDIX hydrolase, translating into MVREVRRVGAYGVCEDAGRVLLARSSAGCPYPGVWQLPGGGVEHAEHPAHAVVREFAEETGLTVEVTGLRAVLADVASFSEDDVAVHTDRLVFDVVARGGELRPEPAGGSDDVAWFTPAEAAGAPLMPFTAELLGLPVSPLPGLPRSLPVEQAAPPHPDRRLRFGAYGLVTDPAGRVLLTMIADGYPGAGRWHLPGGGTDHGEQPVAALLRELVEEGGQLGRVVELIGVDNLHNPAALGPEGRPLDWHGVRVIYRVAVDAPTEARVTELAGGSTARAAWFTPEQLAGLPLTEIAAKVVPRP
- a CDS encoding CDP-alcohol phosphatidyltransferase family protein is translated as MRRSSTFARQVLLVRVGRRDGGPQSATDVALPEHRYADRPGRRYGLSRIRRAEVEAVMPVSPALAPAAPVDESPSMSIPLLPGERTAARRMKFAVVNACTLASLMLGMLAIFLAMQGEVRVAALCLIACVAFDGLDGALARKLGVASPFGAQMDSLADMCSFGLAAPVVVYASLAGSVSTPAAAVACALVAACAAIRLARFNVSPKDGRFFCGVPTTMAAAVLALTVAIGLPVPGPVLVAGVAVLAFTMVSSFPYAKLARLVKLPPWLWLAPVIGALVDVRLTFALVVVGYLVSGPVLWLRQRRTA